One Fusarium falciforme chromosome 12, complete sequence DNA window includes the following coding sequences:
- a CDS encoding Methyltransf-25 domain-containing protein, with amino-acid sequence MDTLIQRIVDTYAECAPTYDEEVTQFPYYQTLKNLVFTFDWAGSVLDLGCGTGLLGQLLYEKGEPFTIMGVDLSPAMTASPSISKYYETPITIGTVQDAITQPLKVNHVACFGTLTYLNDNEFLTFLERALDVAQRSITFDMEDVSEEYRKRMAEDNTILPCYNHTKAWKAWKESKLPAGWGVVHDEYGLQYHDNHETGYDISDTMVRLEKAGD; translated from the coding sequence ATGGATACTCTCATCCAGCGAATTGTCGACACTTACGCTGAATGTGCCCCCACGTATGATGAGGAGGTCACCCAGTTCCCGTATTACCAGACGCTGAAGAATCTCGTCTTCACCTTCGATTGGGCCGGCTCCGTGCTGGACCTTGGTTGCGGGACCGGCCTCCTCGGGCAGCTGCTTTATGAGAAAGGCGAGCCGTTCACCATCATGGGGGTCGATCTGTCGCCCGCCATGACTGCAAGCCCGTCCATCAGCAAGTACTACGAAACACCCATTACCATTGGGACAGTTCAAGACGCCATTACCCAACCACTTAAAGTCAACCACGTTGCTTGTTTCGGGACCTTGACTTACCTGAACGACAACGAATTTTTGACCTTCTTGGAGCGGGCGCTGGATGTGGCACAGAGATCCATCACGTTTGACATGGAGGACGTGTCGGAGGAGTACCGAAAAAGGATGGCAGAAGACAACACGATCCTACCATGCTATAACCACACCAAGGCTTGGAAGGCGTGGAAGGAATCCAAGCTGCCAGCTGGTTGGGGAGTCGTCCATGACGAATATGGACTGCAGTATCACGATAACCATGAGACGGGCTATGATATCAGCGACACGATGGTTCGGCTGGAAAAGGCGGGAGACTAG
- a CDS encoding Trichodiene synthase — translation MDDSIFLVFISALNRYFDTIQYHDDIYDHETRVATLRHIYAETAKYFDQPKQRAAIKAQPTRFKAIMRTSSQVVVYYWPKCSLDVMVAVSVYFVHIVLLDDSTNNPSPLMLTFGNDLIKSEPQKHPFWSLMNAHLSKFLSYYGGLCSLAILRSTFDYFQGSEYFPGFLRRLNGLGGIYGGSLFPRDDFDEDALFPQITTAIAELEIPIAFINDLMSFYKEYGNPRDEVNLVSNWCTTEGLSISEYFERLTNETYRGSKRHFCDKRFRFKESYERCGDNPEELKFRKYYEKAMAIRTIDFKEWTVWLPVNGAEKMAEMNGIPNEVTNGIHDGEAEGLKNGISHGLGNGELLNLYATPMVAK, via the exons ATGGATGACTCGATCTTCCTCGTATTTATCAGTGCCCTAAACAGGTACTTCGATACCATTCAGTATCACGACGACATCTATGATCATGAGACGCGTGTAGCAACCCTTCGCCATATCTACGCAGAGACTGCCAAGTACTTTGATCAGCCTAAGCAGAGGGCAGCGATCAAAGCCCAGCCTACAAgattcaaggccatcatgcGCACCAGCTCTCAGGTCGTGGTGTACTACTGGCCCAAGTGCTCGCTAGACGTTATGGTTGCTGTCAGTGTCTATTTTGTTCACattgtcctcctcgacgacagcACCAACAACCCAAGCCCCTTGATGTTGACATTTGGCAACGATCTCATCAAGAGCGAGCCGCAGAAGCACCCATTTTGGTCGCTGATGAACGCTCACCTAAGCAAGTTTCTCAGCTACTATGGGGGACTTTGCtccctcgccatcctcaggAGCACCTTTGATTACTTTCAGGG TTCTGAGTACTTCCCAGGCTTCTTGCGTCGCTTGAATGGGCTTGGGGGCATCTATGGTGGAAGCTTATTCCCTCgcgacgactttgacgaggatgccCTATTCCCCCAGATTACAACTGCTATCGCTGAACTAGAGATTCCTATCGCCTTCATCAATGACCTAATGTCTTTCTATAAGGAATACGGTAACCCAAGAGATGAGGTGAACCTGGTCTCGAACTGGTGCACCACTGAGGGGCTCTCCATCTCCGAATACTTCGAAAGACTCACCAACGAAACCTATCGCGGCTCCAAGCGC CACTTCTGCGATAAAAGATTCCGTTTCAAAGAATCGTATGAGCGATGCGGTGACAAccccgaggagctcaagttcCGCAAGTACTACGAGAAAGCCATGGCTATTAGAACCATTGACTTCAAGGAATGGACTGTCTGGCTCCCTGTCAACGGTGCCGAGAAGATGGCGGAGATGAATGGAATCCCCAATGAAGTCACTAATGGTATTCATGATGGGGAGGCGGAAGGTTTGAAGAACGGTATTTCGCACGGGCTAGGCAATGGAGAACTTCTGAACCTGTATGCCACGCCCATGGTGGCTAAGTAA
- a CDS encoding KR domain-containing protein: MASSATQGITVAVTGGAGGLGKAIAIAFLEAGSNVAICDLNQDQMALMEKEWAKNNARILVSKTDITDEGAVEEFIDSVVAKFGRLDLVVNNAGIIDNFDPIATTSKASWDKIININLTGTFLTTKSAVNAMQKQPSPGGTIINISSVASYRGVNGGLAYTVSKHGIVGLTRNTAGYYGDMGINCIALLIGGMDDTNLGDNFHAGVNQEAMMRIGAVNPGYVAGKTSVASQIYPQQARGHSREEVDLFYACWADKRENTEKYNLIVRYGNQNLRVLYYSMTLCHPK; this comes from the coding sequence ATGGCCTCCTCAGCTACGCAAGGCATCACCGTGGCCGTGACCGGCGGCGCTGGTGGCCTCGGCAAAGCAATTGCAATTGCTTTCCTCGAGGCCGGCAGCAACGTCGCCATTTGTGACCTGAACCAGGACCAGATGGCCCTCATGGAGAAAGAATGGGCAAAGAACAATGCCAGAATCCTGGTGTCGAAGACAGACATCACTGATGAAGGTGCCGTGGAGGAGTTTATTGACAGCGTTGTTGCAAAGTTTGGCCGTctcgacctcgtcgtcaacaACGCCGGAATCATTGACAACTTTGATCCTATTGCCACGACGTCCAAAGCCTCGTgggacaagatcatcaacatcaacttgACGGGAACATTCTTGACTACCAAGAGCGCGGTTAATGCCATGCAAAAGCAACCCAGCCCCGGTGGAACGATCATCAACATTAGTTCCGTCGCCAGTTACAGGGGCGTCAACGGTGGCCTCGCCTACACTGTCAGCAAACATGGGATCGTCGGCCTCACCAGGAACACCGCGGGATACTACGGCGACATGGGTATTAACTGCATTGCGCTCTTGATCGGAGGGATGGACGACACCAACCTCGGTGACAATTTCCATGCCGGCGTAAACCAGGAGGCGATGATGCGAATTGGCGCCGTCAATCCAGGCTACGTGGCTGGGAAAACGAGTGTGGCTTCCCAGATCTACCCTCAACAGGCGAGGGGCCATTCGAGGGAGGAAGTAGATCTGTTTTACGCATGCTGGGCAGATAAAAGAGAAAACACTGAGAAATATAACTTGATTGTGAGGTATGGAAACCAGAATCTACGGGTGCTTTATTATTCTATGACTTTATGCCACCCAAAATAG